A genomic region of Cannabis sativa cultivar Pink pepper isolate KNU-18-1 chromosome 1, ASM2916894v1, whole genome shotgun sequence contains the following coding sequences:
- the LOC115705753 gene encoding diphosphomevalonate decarboxylase MVD2, peroxisomal — protein sequence MCHHSICLFLPILSHLFLYIIFFNKRQFSHSSLLSQISLSLKNSELSKLSTMADESQKWVLLVTARTPTNIAVIKYWGKRDEKLILPVNDSISVTLDPDHLCTTTTVAVSPTFDHDRMWLNGKEISLSGGRFQSCLRELRSRAGDVEDKEKGIKISKEDWGKLHIHIASYNNFPTAAGLASSAAGLACFVFSLAKLMNVNEDQSKLSAIARQGSGSACRSLYGGFVKWIMGKEENGSDSVAVQLADEKHWDELVIIVAVVSSRQKETSSTSGMRETVETSLLLQHRAKEVVPKRILKMEEAIRNRDFASFAQLTCADSNQFHAVCLDTSPPIFYMNDTSHRIISLVEKWNRAEGTPQVAYTFDAGPNAVMIARNRKVAGLLLQRLLYHFPPNTDADLSSYIVGDKSILQDAGLEGLKDVEALPPPPEIKDNIPSQKSRGDVSYFICTRPGKGPVYVSDESHALLNPETGLPK from the exons ATGTGCCACCATTCCATTTGTCTCTTTCTTCCTATTCTTTCCCATCTCTTTCTCTATATAATATTCTTCAACAAACGCCAATTCTCTCACTCTTCTCTCCTCTCTcagatctctctctctctgaagaATTCGGAGCTTTCCAAGCTCTCAACAATGGCGGATGAGTCGCAGAAATGGGTGCTCCTCGTCACTGCCCGCACACCCACCAACATCGCTGTCATCAAGTACTGGGGAAAGAGAGACGAAAAATTGATCTTACCCGTTAATGACAGTATCAGTGTAACTCTTGATCCCGATCACCTCTGTACCACTACCACTGTCGCTGTCAGTCCCACCTTTGACCACGATCGGATGTGGCTCAACGGAAAG GAAATCTCCCTTTCCGGAGGCAGGTTCCAAAGTTGTCTAAGGGAACTTCGCAGTCGTGCTGGTGATGTTGAGGACAAGGAAAAGGGTATCAAAATTTCAAAGGAGGACTGGGGAAAATTGCATATACACATTGCTTCATACAACAATTTCCCCACTGCTGCTGGATTAGCTTCCTCTGCTGCTGGTTTAGCTTGTTTTG TTTTTTCCCTTGCTAAGCTAATGAACGTGAATGAAGATCAGAGCAAGCTTTCAGCTATTGCAAG GCAAGGTTCAGGCAGTGCGTGCCGTAGCTTATATGGTGGATTTGTGAAGTGGATCATGGGAAAA gaaGAGAATGGAAGTGACAGTGTTGCAGTTCAGCTAGCTGATGAGAAACATTGGGATGAACTAGTTATAATCGTTGCTGTG GTAAGTTCACGGCAAAAGGAAACAAGTAGCACATCAGGAATGCGCGAGACTGTTGAAACAAGCTTGCTTTTACAGCATAGGGCAAAG GAAGTAGTACCAAAACGTATATTGAAAATGGAAGAAGCAATAAGAAATCGTGATTTTGCATCATTTGCACAATTGACTTGTGCAGATAGCAACCAATTTCACGCAGTGTGCCTAGACACAAGTCCCCCTATATTCTACATGAATGACACATCCCATAG GATAATCAGCCTAGTTGAAAAGTGGAATCGTGCAGAAGGAACACCCCAG GTGGCTTATACTTTTGATGCGGGGCCGAATGCTGTTATGATTGCACGCAACAGAAAAGTTGCTGGTCTTTTGCTGCAGAGGCTCCTGTACCACTTTCCTCCAAACACTGATGCAGATTTGAGCAG TTACATTGTTGGTGACAAGTCAATTCTACAAGATGCTGGGCTTGAGGGGTTAAAGGATGTTGAAGCTTTGCCACCACCACCAGAAATCAAGGATAacattccttctcagaaatcaAGAGGCGATGTGAGTTATTTTATCTGTACCAGACCTGGGAAAGGTCCAGTCTATGTTTCAGATGAAAGCCACGCTCTTCTTAACCCGGAAACTGGGTTGCCGAAATAA
- the LOC115705759 gene encoding uncharacterized protein LOC115705759 isoform X1: MLKRIGLVLVIVLVSWGYQAIHPPPPKICGSPGGPPITAPRIKLRDGRHLAYKEYGVPLGVAKYKIIFVHAFGSCRHHTVVATTLSQEAIEELGVYIVGFDRPGYGESDPDPKRTVKSLALDIEELADQLGLGSKFYVIGFSMGGQAIWGCLKFIPNRLAGAGLIAPVINYWWPSFPKNLSTEAYYQQPPQDQWALRVAHYLPWLTYWWNTQKFFPASSVIASNPQTLSPQDMEIMKKLFSASGPDMKTYMAKQQGEFESLHRDMMIGFGSWEFDPMDDLKNPFPNNEGFVHLWQGDEDRLVPVVLQRYIASKIPWIHYHELSSAGHLFPLASGMNEAMMKVFLTGQK; this comes from the exons ATGCTGAAGAGAATTGGTCTGGTTTTGGTGATTGTTTTGGTGTCATGGGGATACCAGGCAATTCACCCTCCACCACCTAAAATATGTGGCTCACCTGGAGGACCACCCATCACTGCTCCCAGAATAAAGCTTAGAGATGGAAGACATTTGGCCTATAAGGAATATGGTGTTCCATTAGGAGTTGCCAAGTATAAGATTATCTTTGTTCATGCCTTTGGTTCTTGCAGACACCATACAGTGGTTGCAACCACCCTTTCTCAG GAAGCTATTGAAGAACTAGGTGTGTACATAGTGGGGTTTGACAGACCAGGCTATGGAGAAAGTGACCCGGATCCTAAAAGGACAGTGAAAAGTTTGGCTTTGGATATAGAAGAGCTTGCTGATCAACTTGGACTTGGATCCAAGTTCTATGTGATTGGATTCTCCATGGGGGGTCAGGCTATATGGGGCTGCCTTAAGTTTATCCCCAATAG GCTTGCAGGAGCAGGACTCATTGCTCCTGTGATCAACTACTGGTGGCCTTCTTTTCCTAAAAACTTGTCCACTGAGGCCTACTACCAACAACCACCACAGGATCAGTGGGCACTCCGAGTTGCTCACTACCTACCATGGCTAACCTACTGGTGGAACACTCAGAAGTTCTTTCCCGCATCTAGTGTCATAGCGAGTAATCCTCAGACACTTTCACCACAAGATATGGAAATTATGAAGAAGTTGTTTTCAGCTTCTGGTCCTGATATGAAAACATACATG GCCAAACAGCAAGGAGAATTTGAGTCATTGCATAGAGATATGATGATTGGATTTGGGAGTTGGGAATTTGATCCAATGGATGATCTGAAGAACCCTTTTCCTAACAATGAAGGCTTTGTCCATCTATGGCAGGGTGATGAAGATAGGCTTGTCCCGGTAGTGCTGCAGCGCTATATTGCTAGTAAAATTCCATGGATTCACTACCATGAATTATCAAGTGCTGGACACTTGTTTCCCTTAGCCAGTGGAATGAATGAAGCTATGATGAAGGTTTTCCTTACTGGACAGAAATAG
- the LOC115705759 gene encoding uncharacterized protein LOC115705759 isoform X2 — protein sequence MGYVFFLKGLEMLKRIGLVLVIVLVSWGYQAIHPPPPKICGSPGGPPITAPRIKLRDGRHLAYKEYGVPLGVAKYKIIFVHAFGSCRHHTVVATTLSQEAIEELGVYIVGFDRPGYGESDPDPKRTVKSLALDIEELADQLGLGSKFYVIGFSMGGQAIWGCLKFIPNRLAGAGLIAPVINYWWPSFPKNLSTEAYYQQPPQDQWALRVAHYLPWLTYWWNTQKFFPASSVIASNPQTLSPQDMEIMKKLFSASGPDMKTYMAKQQGEFESLHRDMMIGFGSWEFDPMDDLKNPFPNNEGFVHLWQGDEDRLVPVVLQRYIASKIPWIHYHELSSAGHLFPLASGMNEAMMKVFLTGQK from the exons ATGGGttatgtatttttcttaaaaggATTAGAAATGCTGAAGAGAATTGGTCTGGTTTTGGTGATTGTTTTGGTGTCATGGGGATACCAGGCAATTCACCCTCCACCACCTAAAATATGTGGCTCACCTGGAGGACCACCCATCACTGCTCCCAGAATAAAGCTTAGAGATGGAAGACATTTGGCCTATAAGGAATATGGTGTTCCATTAGGAGTTGCCAAGTATAAGATTATCTTTGTTCATGCCTTTGGTTCTTGCAGACACCATACAGTGGTTGCAACCACCCTTTCTCAG GAAGCTATTGAAGAACTAGGTGTGTACATAGTGGGGTTTGACAGACCAGGCTATGGAGAAAGTGACCCGGATCCTAAAAGGACAGTGAAAAGTTTGGCTTTGGATATAGAAGAGCTTGCTGATCAACTTGGACTTGGATCCAAGTTCTATGTGATTGGATTCTCCATGGGGGGTCAGGCTATATGGGGCTGCCTTAAGTTTATCCCCAATAG GCTTGCAGGAGCAGGACTCATTGCTCCTGTGATCAACTACTGGTGGCCTTCTTTTCCTAAAAACTTGTCCACTGAGGCCTACTACCAACAACCACCACAGGATCAGTGGGCACTCCGAGTTGCTCACTACCTACCATGGCTAACCTACTGGTGGAACACTCAGAAGTTCTTTCCCGCATCTAGTGTCATAGCGAGTAATCCTCAGACACTTTCACCACAAGATATGGAAATTATGAAGAAGTTGTTTTCAGCTTCTGGTCCTGATATGAAAACATACATG GCCAAACAGCAAGGAGAATTTGAGTCATTGCATAGAGATATGATGATTGGATTTGGGAGTTGGGAATTTGATCCAATGGATGATCTGAAGAACCCTTTTCCTAACAATGAAGGCTTTGTCCATCTATGGCAGGGTGATGAAGATAGGCTTGTCCCGGTAGTGCTGCAGCGCTATATTGCTAGTAAAATTCCATGGATTCACTACCATGAATTATCAAGTGCTGGACACTTGTTTCCCTTAGCCAGTGGAATGAATGAAGCTATGATGAAGGTTTTCCTTACTGGACAGAAATAG